A stretch of the Methanobacteriaceae archaeon genome encodes the following:
- a CDS encoding DNA-directed DNA polymerase II small subunit has product MTDEIILKFAEADILLEETAYRKIRNYEYSKDLVNSLINHLTLSSPDTMVLTGEHVEEYLVNENSTGKKTDTNEEMTQSKLVPQDFDFQILQDASRKSYTNGEIKDLSSYFKNRYHKLKELLVSKRELKDNNTIKEATSVDDVVKIIGMVNDVRYTKNNHKIIELEDETGSATVLIHNENHEIFELSERIVKDEVVGVIGGRKGSLVMASELINPGVPRIDEKSMDFATVFLSDIHLGSSTFLDDAFNRFIKWINGDFGDEKQRELANNVKYVVVAGDIVDGIGVYPSQEKELIIKDIHQQYEEAARLFGDISHVKIIIAPGNHDASRLAEPQPAIPEDYAKSLYELKNCEFVSNPAMVSLDGLKVLIYHGRSFDDIAMTVKGLSHQQSDLIMKELMEKRHLAPIYGERTPLASEIEDHLVIDDIPDVFHTGHVHINSYKKYKGIHLINSGTFQSQTEFQKIYNIIPTCAQVPVINKGSLKMLDFN; this is encoded by the coding sequence ATGACTGATGAAATTATATTAAAGTTTGCAGAAGCGGATATACTACTGGAAGAGACCGCTTACCGAAAAATAAGAAATTACGAGTATTCTAAAGATTTGGTGAATTCTCTAATAAACCATCTCACCCTATCCTCCCCTGACACCATGGTCCTTACTGGTGAACATGTTGAGGAATACTTGGTAAATGAAAATTCCACAGGGAAAAAAACAGACACCAATGAAGAAATGACCCAGAGCAAACTTGTTCCCCAGGATTTTGACTTTCAAATCCTCCAGGATGCCAGTCGCAAATCATACACCAATGGAGAGATAAAAGATCTTTCCAGTTATTTTAAAAACAGATATCATAAGCTGAAAGAGCTTCTTGTAAGTAAAAGAGAGCTTAAAGATAATAATACTATTAAAGAAGCCACCAGTGTTGATGATGTGGTGAAAATCATTGGCATGGTTAATGACGTGCGATACACTAAAAACAATCATAAAATCATTGAATTAGAAGATGAAACAGGCAGTGCAACTGTTCTAATCCATAATGAAAATCATGAAATCTTTGAACTCTCTGAAAGAATTGTGAAAGATGAAGTGGTGGGTGTAATTGGAGGTAGAAAGGGAAGCTTGGTAATGGCCAGTGAACTGATAAACCCCGGAGTGCCTAGAATTGATGAAAAGTCCATGGATTTTGCCACGGTTTTCTTAAGTGACATTCACCTCGGTAGTTCCACGTTTCTGGATGATGCCTTCAACCGGTTTATAAAATGGATTAACGGAGATTTTGGTGATGAAAAGCAGAGGGAACTTGCCAACAATGTGAAGTATGTAGTAGTGGCGGGTGATATTGTCGACGGTATTGGAGTTTACCCCAGCCAGGAGAAAGAATTAATTATAAAAGATATTCATCAGCAATATGAAGAGGCAGCACGACTGTTTGGAGATATTAGCCATGTAAAAATCATTATAGCTCCAGGAAACCACGATGCAAGTCGTTTAGCTGAACCACAACCAGCCATACCCGAAGATTATGCGAAAAGCCTCTATGAATTGAAAAATTGTGAATTTGTGAGTAATCCTGCTATGGTGAGCTTAGATGGTTTGAAAGTGCTCATATACCATGGACGTAGCTTTGATGATATTGCAATGACGGTTAAAGGATTAAGTCACCAGCAATCAGACCTAATAATGAAAGAACTTATGGAAAAAAGACATCTAGCCCCAATTTATGGGGAGAGAACACCTTTAGCCTCAGAAATCGAAGACCATCTGGTGATTGATGACATCCCTGATGTTTTCCACACAGGACATGTTCATATAAACAGTTACAAAAAATACAAAGGAATACACCTCATAAACAGCGGAACCTTCCAATCCCAGACAGAGTTCCAGAAGATCTACAACATCATACCCACCTGTGCCCAA